The sequence ACCGCCCCGCGCGGGCGCTTGTcctcgaggaagacgacgacatcGAGCTGCTGGAGCGCGTGAAGGAGGACAGGAAGAAGCGGCTGCAGAAGCAGGGCATCATCAGCTCCTCCGGCGCCGAGACCGGTCTGTTCACATCTCATGAGTTGCAGCCGCTCGCTCtcgtctctctcttttttttttcttcttcctcctccctcCATTTACGACTAGACAAGAATACCTCTGAAGCTTTGCTCTCCAGCAGTAACCGTAAACCGTGCTGTGGTTTGATCCGCAAAACCCACAGGGTATTTGCAGGACCTCATCTACAGGCTCAGCAAAGTCGGGCAGGCCATTGACAACGACGACCTCCCAGCCGCGAGCAGCGTGCTGGGACCAAGCTCAGACGCCCAGTGGGTGCAGAACATCAATGCAGCTTTCTCCAAGgttcttcctctctctctctctctctctcaaccaTCCTTGTCTTTTCAGGACTCCACTCCAGCGTTCTTCTCATCTATTTCGATCCGCGTGTGTAACAACAGCTCAGCTCAAGCCCGGAGCAGAGGAACGTGGTCGACAGCTTCAACAGCTCGCTGGCCACACTGTTTACATCAGGTAGTTACATGTGCAAAAGGCCTATCCTGCTTTGTGCCCGTAGTATGAATGAACCTGACAGGTTTCGTGGATCCTCTGGTTTTTTCCAGTGAGCAAGCTCGACCCTGAATCCTCCAAGTCGGCGTTCGTGTCGTCCGCGACGGCGTTGGAGAAATGGATCGCGTTAGCTGGACTGGGCGGCCAGCTCAAGGGCTACTGATGCGTGCGAGGGGAAGAGAAGCACTGGGTTGTTCTATGTTTGGGTCCGGCATTTGTGAATCTCCTGAAGAGGGTACCGTGACCGAGAACTGAGTTCAGATAGGCATGCTATGCTCATCAAGAAACTGTGACTGTTTTTGAGACTCTGCTGTTACTTACAAGTGGTAGGAAACGAAGTTGTCTTGTATCTTGTTGTCCAGTTTAACTTTCGAAATTCCAAAGCAGCTGGCGTTTATTTTTTTTAAATCCAAAAATTGTTGCATGCCATGTGGGACTGAGGCAGGCTCGTGTTGGTATGGTATTGACAGGATACACGATAGTTGGAAGCAGCATACACAATAGCACAAACCGATGGTCGAAAATCTCGATTTCAGAATCCAGTTAATATTTTGATAAAATTCGTTGTACAAGCCAAGCCAAGCGGAGGAATTAGCCAAATCAATGCTGACGCGAACAACGCCGCTCCTAATGTTTCTTACACAAGCACGGCAATGTACAAGGCACGATAACGACGCCATCGCAGGGCATACCAGAAGACCAACCCATAAACTACCACAATATAAGACGAGAAGAGTAGAAAAAAGAAACAGCTAGATCAAAAGGTCCTCAAGCTCTTCATCAGTGCAGGTTTGACTGCCCATGAGCGTATGTACAAATGGTTGGTGCGCTGT is a genomic window of Zea mays cultivar B73 chromosome 5, Zm-B73-REFERENCE-NAM-5.0, whole genome shotgun sequence containing:
- the LOC100283751 gene encoding thylakoid lumenal 16.5 kDa protein, chloroplastic isoform X2 produces the protein MVSIVTEVWALAGCGPASKAAAVAVAAQELPAQHPSPAAAGGGKAKKRAVPVSFRGVSSGGGQDHQREAAAVVVGRRRGLASCALAAVAASFSARADRPARALVLEEDDDIELLERVKEDRKKRLQKQGIISSSGAETGYLQDLIYRLSKVGQAIDNDDLPAASSVLGPSSDAQWVQNINAAFSKLSSSPEQRNVVDSFNSSLATLFTSVSKLDPESSKSAFVSSATALEKWIALAGLGGQLKGY